A segment of the Aureliella helgolandensis genome:
GCGGTCGCTCGGGGGCTTGCAATTGTCGAACAGCAACAGCCGGCTGTCATCTATGCCACAGCTCCTCCATTCTCAACGCTAATGGTTGGACATGACATTGCGCGCCGCGCAAACTTACCGCTCGTACTTGACTTTCGTGATCCCTGGACGCGAGTGCCCTGGGGACCACGCAATAAATCCTGGCTGGCCAATCGCTGGGTGGCTCGGCTCGAAAGCCGTTGCGTTCACGCTGCCGCTGCAGTCATTCTGAACACCGAAGAATTGAGGCTCGACTTCGTGCACAGCTACCCCTCGATTCCGAGCGAGAAATTCGTCGCGATCCCCAATGGATTTGATCCAGAATTGCGGTCGCGCGTCGATTCGCATCTCCAAACTTTTGAGACGCTGCCTCCCCCCCAGCACGCTTTCCGTTTGCTTCACCCGGGTAGCCTCTATCGCAATCGTGATCCGCGGCCCATCGTCGACGCGATCGCGTTGCTCAAAAAACAAGGCATAACGATCATCCTGGAACAAGTCGGATATTGCGACCCAACCTTTGAACTAGAAAAATACGCTGCCGACCGCAACGTGGCCGAGCAGATTGAAATCAAGCCGCCGATTCCCCATGACGCCATGCTGCGACGAATGGCCGAAGTCGACGGATTCCTCCTGTTGCAACCAGAGACAGCTCTGCAAGTCCCCGGAAAACTCTACGAAATGTTGCTCTATCAAAAGCCGATTTTAGCCTTGTGCGTACCGGGAGCCGTGTCAAGGATTATTCAGACCTTCTCGCTAGGCACGATCGCCGAAGCAGACGATGTCCAGGGCATTTCCACCGCACTTTCCAGCCTTGACCGATCGACCACCAACGGCGGGAAATGGGGGGAAGCTCAAGATCAATTCGATGGTCGCAAGCTGACGCACCAGTTGGCCGACCTATTCGACCGGGTTAGCCGGCGCTAAACCAGACCTTGCACATCATGAACCATCCCACCGAAGTCAGCATGCCGACTCCGCCCCCAATAAAACGACCCGTTCGCTTCTTGCATATTTTCCCGGAATATGGCCGCGGCGGAGCAGAATTGCGAGTGACACGAACGATCAATTCCATGGGGCCAGGCGCTGGGCATATGGTGATGTCGATAAGCGGTCGTATGGAAGCAGCCACAACTTTAGACAGGGCGTGTCAAGTAGAAGTCGTGTCCGGTCCACCCAAGCGCGGGCCAATACGCTTTCCAATCGACCTCTGGAAAGCTGTCCGAAAAATCAACCCCAAAGTGGTTTTGACCTACAACTGGGGCGCCACCGATGCCGTACTCGCGGCCAAGATTGCCCGTTTTCGCCCGGTGTTGCACAACGAGTGCGGCCTCTCGGCAGATGTGGATGGAAAGGGTTGGAGACGCCGCTGGATCCGTCGATTGCTGCTGCCGGGGTGCCATCGCGTCATTGTCACTTCGCATACGATTCGTGACCTTGCGCTGCAATATTATGGCGTTTCCGAAAAGCAGCTGACGTTTATTAAAACAGGCGTCGACGTCCATCGATTTTCACCAGGTCGCTCCCCACTGGTGCGGCAGAAGATTACTCAAGGAGACGAGTCCCTGGTCGTGTTCGGGTATATCGGAACGTTGCGACCAAGTAAGAATCTGCCCATGCTGCTGCGAGCCTTTGCTGCTGCGAACCAGCCGAATACGCGACTGGCGATTTTTGGCGATGGTCCCGAGCGCGAAAATTTGAAGGCACTCGCGCAAGATCTGGGAATTAGTTCCGCGGTCTATTTCCATGGATACGTGGACGAACCCGAACACGCTTTCCGCGCCATCGACGTCAACGTCACCACTTCACGCTCCGAAGCAGCCTCCAATTCACTCCTAGAAGCCATGGCCACCGGATTGCCCGTCATAACCACCGATATTGCCGACAACCAACGGATGCTGGGAATCGACAATCGTGCGTTCGTTTACGCACACGAGGATCTCGCCGGCTACACGACAGGGCTGCAGCGCATGGCAACTGAATTTGAATTGCGAATTGCACTAGGAAAAAAGAACCGAGCACACGTTTGCACCGAGTATCCGATTGAGCGTATGTACCGCGAATATGCAGAGTTGTGGAATTCCGCAGCAGAGTTGGCCCGTCACTAGAGCGGTGTTGCCCCCTCCGTCTCGAATGGGCCTGTCTGCATAGAAACCCGCGGCGTGAGCAAGGATAGATAATGGTCGCTACAGCATATTTTAGAATGCTACCCTCGCCATTTGAATAAAACACTTGCAACACGACAAGCTGCCAACAGCCTCACTGAAACGCTCCCCGCCGCGTAACGCCAATGTCTGCATAGCAACCCGCCGCGTGAGCAAGAACAGATGATTGTCGCTACAGTATATTTTAGAGTGCACCCTCGCCATTTGAATAAAACACTTGCAACACGACAAGCTGCCAACAGCCTCACTGAAACGCTCCCCACCGCATAACGCCATTGTCTGAATAGCAACCCGCCGCGTGAGCAAGGACAGATGATTGCCACTACAGGGAAATCAGGTGTGCTACTTCCGTGTTAAAGCTAAAATCCCTCTTCGATCAACAAGCCGCGCAAGCAGTGAAAAGAAGCAGGCACTTGTCGACGCTGTTGCCCGGAAAAAGGTGTCCGACACCAAAAGCCGGAACGGCACTTTGGGTGCTTTGCACTTTTGGTGTCGGACACCTTTTTCCGAACGCTCGCTAAACCCTAATTCTTAGTGTTGACGATGCACTAGACGCTGCGCTGCGCATCCTTTTTCACTAAAAAACCAATCTTTGTACCACCTCCAGAATTGGCAAGTATATGTTCCTGCTAAAACAAGCCACCCACCGTATGCTGCTCCAACACGACGCAGCCATTGGCCATCGCTTTGTCCCCAATCAAAATGCACGTCTGACCAATGAAGCGGGAGGCTTCTTCGTCAAGACGAATTCGAGTGGCTTTCGCTCCGATTTCGAGTTTACTCCGAAACGAGGCAAACGCCCTCGTTTTTTGATGTTTGGCGACTCTTATACCGCCGGAGACAATGTCTCGAATCGGGATCGCTTTTCGGATCAGTTAGCCAAATTGCACAATTGCGAAGTCTACAACTTTGGAATATCGGGCAGTGGCACTGATCAGCATTTGCTCGCCTTCCGTAAATACGCGCAACAGATCGAAGCCGATGCGATTGTCCTATGCGTCCAAATCGATAGCTTCCATCGGATCCAGACCCCCTTCCGCCCGTCCATCGATCGCGTCACTGGTGCGCAAGTTCGCGTTCCCAAACCCTATTTTGAATTGGTCGACGGAGAACTCCAACTCCGACAAGTTCCAGTTCCGATTGAACGCGAGGTTCATGACGATGCTAGTGACACTACGTCAAGTAAACGCAACGACAACTTACTCGACAAGGTTCATGACCTCTACTCGCTGATTCCAGGCTTGAAGGAACTCCGCAATTCCTCCCTGCTGTCCGATGCTGGATCTCGCTTGATCACGGAGTTCAAAAGAGTTCGAGGTCACCATCCCTATCCCGACATTTTGTCCGACCAAACGCCAGGCTGGCAATTGATGGAAGCCATTCTCAAGCAATTCATCAGCGAAGCCCAGCCATTGCCGGTTATCATCTTTCCTATTCCAACGCGAGACTTCTATCTGGTTGGCATGGAACCGGTGTATCAATCCTTGTTCCAACAGCTCGACGATCCGCAAAACAATGTCCACGTCGGAGACGTTTCAACGCTGCTTGCAAAACTTCCTTATCAGGAGCGGTTGAAGTTGAGTTTTGAGCAAGGGGGGCACTTTACGGAGTACGCCAACCGCCTAGTAGCCGAGCAGATGGATCGCTTTTTAACGGAACGCGACATTGCGGTATCTCCCTCCATACCGATCGAAGAGTCAGCCAGTCGGTCGCTAGCCGATTCAGGCGGACACCGCGAATCGTCCGAGGATCAATATGTGCTCGGCATCTCTTGCTTCTACCACAATTCTGCGGCCGCTCTGATCCGCAACGGAGAGATTGTGGCAGCCGCTGAAGAGGAGCGTTTTAGCCGTGTGAAAAACGATCGCCGATTTCCACACCAGGCCGTCAATTTCTGTCTGGAGCAGGGGGGGATTAATCAAGAGCAACTAGCTGCAGTGACCTTTTACGATGACTCCGCACTGACCTTCGAAAGAATCTTACACAGCTTGGCTGCCATTGACGAATCCTCCAGCCGCAAAATGTGGAAGACCATCGTCCCCGACTGGGCGCGCTCCAAGCTCCATTTCCCACAGCGTGTGCGGCAAGCCATGAACTTCCAAGGTCCCGTCTTGCAAGGAGATCACCATCGCTCGCATGCGGCCAGTTGTTTTTATCCATCACCGTTCGAAAGTGCGGCAATCATTACCATCGATGGTGTCGGTGAATGGGCCACGGCTTCCATTGGTCATGGGCAGGCTAACGAAATTCGCATGTTGCGCGAAATGACTTTTCCCAACTCCCTCGGCCTGCTCTATTCCGCCTTTACCCACTTCACTGGTTTCAAAGTGAATTCGGGGGAGTACAAGATGATGGGCTTGGCCCCCTACGGGGAACCAATCTACACCCAGAAAATCCTGGACAACATTGTCGACTTGAAAGAGGATGGCTCGGTTGAACTGAACATGGAGTATTTTGCATTCCTGCGCGATGTGAGTACCACCTCAGAGAAGTTTGACGAACTCTTTGGCGGACCGCGTCGCGATCCCGAAAGCCGCATCACTCGCCGAGAGATGGACATCGCCCGTTCGATTCAGGACGTAACCGAAATGGCATTAATACGCATGGCTCGCCACGCGCGTGAATTGACTGGCGAAAAGAACCTCTGCTTGGCGGGCGGAGTCGCTCTGAATTGCGTGGCCAATGGAAAACTTTTGCGTGAAGGAGTTTTCGATCAGATCTGGATCCAGCCTGCGGCGGGAGATTCCGGATGCGCCTTGGGGGTCGCCCTCGATACCTGGCACACGTACTACGGACAGAAGCGAGGTCCTCGTTCCCCGCTATCCGATCAAGGAGGATCCTACCTGGGCCCCGAGTTTTCGAGCGACGAAATTAGAGGCTATCTCGATACGCACGGCTACCCCTACCGAGAATTGGGAGAACCCGAGCGAGCGGCATACTTGTCGGCCGCATTGGCCGAGGGCAAAGTGGTCGGCCATTTCTCCGGTCGGCTTGAATTTGGCCCGCGTTCCCTGGGGGCACGATCCATCCTGGGTGACGTGCGCAATACCGAGATGCAAACGACCTTGAATCTGCGGATCAAATACCGCGAGTCCTTTCGGCCGTTTGCCCCAGCCGTACTACAAGAACGCATTGGCGACTACTTCGATTTGGACCGTGAGAGTCCCTACATGTTGTTGGTCGCGCCCGTTAAAAAAGAACGGCGAATTACGAAAGAGGTTGCTGCCCAAGGGAGTGGAGAGGATCTACTCCCCATTGTACGCCAGCTGAGGTCTGACATCCCAGCGGTCACTCACGTCGATTACTCGGCGCGCATTCAGTCTGTGCGCCGCGAGCACCATGCCCAATTCTATGACTTGATCAAACGCTTTGAACAAGACACTGGATTTGGCATCCTTGTCAATACATCCTTCAATGTGCGTGGCGAGCCGATCGTCTGCACCCCATACGACGCCTACCGTTGCTTTATGCGAACCGAAATGGATATTCTAGCATTGGGTAACTGTATCCTGGTGAAATCCGAACAACCCCAGTGGCCTGAAGGAATGGGGGAAGGACTGGAGAATGAGGATGTTTACGCGGTTGAGCAAGTCGAGCATGCCGATGTTTATCATCAGCAAATTGGTAAACTCTTTGATACCAGTTTCTGGCCTCAAGTGCTAAAAATGCGTCAGCAAGGGTTGGGGTTGATTCGCGAGACTCAGGAATACGCGACCAGTCCGACCGTGTGGGTCGATATCACTTCGAAGGAAATTGAGCGGACACAATTCGAATTCGCATCCTCCCTCACCGACGAGCGAGGCGCAACGCAGAAGATGGCTAACGCCATTGCAGCTCGTTGGCGTGATGGCGACAGCAGTGCGTTGTTGGAGCCGGTGCTCGCTAAGGCACTGCAGACTGCCGTTAAACATCCTCAAATCGAAGAGCAAGCCGACGAATTGTCCGAGTCGGTGTACGTCATGTTCTAGCGATCCGTCTATCGAATCCACCGAAGCGCCCTTGCTGGCTATCTCCACTCACTTACGAGGCGCCACCCTGGTGGTGCCTCAACCCTACGAATTAGGGTTTAGCGAGCGTCCGGAAAAAGGTGTCCGACACCCAAAGTGCAAAGCACCCGAAGGGCCGTTCCGGCTTTTGGTGTCGGACACCTTTTTCCGGGAAACCCTAAAACTAAAATTTGACGCACCACTAGCCCTAACATGCTCTTCAACTCCTACGAGTTTATCTTTCTACTGCTGCCGATGGCTTTCGTCGTCGGTCAGTTGTTGGCTGGCAATTACCGCGCCCGAGTGGGTTGGTTACTCGCCTGCTCGCTCTTCTTTTATGCATGGTGGAACCCAATCTACCTGCCGCTGCTTTTGGGAACCATTCTTTTCAATTTTGTGGTCGGTGCACGTCTTCGCGTGCGGCCAAGCCGTTGGATGCTGGCCGCTGGAGTCACCGCCAATCTCTCACTGATTGCCTATTTTAAATACGCGGAGTTTTTCAGCAACACACTGGTGGACCTGCTCGATACTCCCCCTTTGTTCGGACATGTCGCGTTACCGCTAGCTATTTCATTTTTTACTTTCCAGCAAATAGCCTACCTCGCCGACTGCTACTCGGGACTGGCCCCCGAGTATCGCCCATCGGAATACGCGTTGTTCGTTAGCTTCTTCCCTCAATTGATCGCGGGTCCGATCGTGCATCATTCAGAGGTGATGCCGCAACTTCGCTCACCAGAACGTGATTGGTGCCGCAATCTCTCGGTTGGCGGAACTATCTTTGCATTGGGGCTGTTCAAAAAAACCGTACTTGCAGATGGCGTTGCGCCGTACGCGAATGCCCTGTTCGACGATCCCCAAGCCTGGGCCTCGGTTAGTTTTCTGCCAGCCTGGATCGGCGTGTTAGCCTATGCTCTGCAAATCTACTTTGATTTCTCAGGTTACTCTGATATGGCAATTGGGGCAGCTCGGATGTTTGGAATCAAACTGCCACTCAACTTCTTTGCTCCGTATCGTTCAGAAACGATTAGTGAATTCTGGCGGCGGTGGCATATGACCCTATCGCATTTCTTGCGCGACTATCTCTACATTCCTTTGGGTGGCAATCGCTTCGGCACTTTGGGGCGTTATCGCAATCTGATGATTACCATGTTGCTGGGTGGTCTCTGGCATGGTGCCGGGTGGACGTTTGTTCTGTGGGGCGCTCTACACGGCAGCTATTTGATCATCCAACATGGATGGAGCCACGCCACGAGTTGGTTGGAATATCCTAAAAAACACTGCCTCTACCGACTGGGAGCCTGCGTACTGACCTTCATTGCTGTGGATATTGCCTGGGCCTATTTCCGCGCATCCTCACTCGCCTCTGCAAACCAGATCGTCTTGGGCATGCTGGGATACAATGGTGTGTCCTACCCGAGTGCCATTGCTCTACGTATGGGAAAAGGCGCCGAGTGGCTATCCCAAATTGGAATTGGGGTGGATGGGAGTAGTGGCACCCAATTCGTATCGAGCCTGCTTTGGTTAGCTGGATTATCTGCAATTGTCTGGTTGATGCCTACGACTCAGCAATTCATGCGTAACTTTGAACCCGCCTGGGAATATACAGATGCAACGCGGCGTTCGAAATTGCCTGACCGAGGGTTTGGGGTTACATTGCCCTTGGTTTGGACCCCCTCGCTATTCTGGTCTCTTGCCATCAGTTTCATTGCCGTGGCAGGGATTTTGACGTTGCCTGAATTGTCCGAATTTCTCTACTTCCAGTTTTAGTTGGTTGGCCGACATGCATCCATCACCAATGCCAGAAGAGCCAACCCGCACGGTTCCAGCAAGCGTCCCAGTGTTGGAAGCAGAAAAGGCCCACTCCCGCGAACACACAGCTTATCTGCGTCAATCGGCGATCGCCATCTTCGTCCTGCTGTTGTTGGTGACAGCGTGCAACGTGACCATTGACCCCTATTTGCGATTTGGGACGCCACGCATTGAGGGTTGGAGCCAACGCAAACCTAAGGCCATTCGGCAAGTGCGGATGGCGAAGGCCTACGGAGTAATGCGAGGAGACTACCGCACCATTTTTCTCGGAAATTCGCGCGTCGACATCGGATTAAATCCACAGAGCGAGCAGTTGTCGGCAAACTTACTGCCGGCCTACAACCTTGGCCAACCTGGCTCGGGCAGTGAGCTTGCGCTGCAGTATCTGGAGCATGTGCTAGCGGACCAAACGCCGAACACTGTAGTTCTGGGAGTAGATTTCCTGAACTACTTAAGAAAGCCAGCAGTTTTAGGGGCGCAGGAGGTTAGCGAGGTTGCGACGGAAAGCGTTTCCGCTGACGCAGCCAGACTGAATTCGATGGGTCGCGGCACTCGCTCATGGCCTCAATTCCGTCAACAAGTCAAAGACACTCTAGCAGCAACAGTCTCATTGTCTGCCCTGGGAGATTCGTTGCTCACGATTCTCGCACAGAATGATCCGAATGCAGCTAACATCTCAGATCAAGGATTCAACTCGGGTTCCGCATTCCGCAATTTAATTCAGAATGAAGGACAAGCCTCACTTTTTAGGCAAAAAAACAGCGAATATATCGACAAGTGCTTAGAACGCGTTGCACCGGTGGATGGCCAGTCCGCCGAACTGCAAGCGATAGAGGCCGCATTGCAATTGTGCCAGCGGCGAGGAATCCGGGTTGAAGTTTACATCCACCCGTACCATGCAGACGTCCTCGAAATCTTCGACGCGACAGGACACTGGAGCAATTTCGAGCGTTGGAAGACGTTGCTCAATAGAATATGCGAGGCTCAGGGAGCGAGTTTGTGGGATTTCGCCAATTACTCTTCCCGAACGACCGAGTCACCTCCACCGAAGAGCGATCGGCGAACGATCATGCGGTGGTATTGGGAATCGGGACACTACCGAGAAGCATTGGGGGAGCAAGTGCTAGTGGAAATCTTGGGACAGGAATTGCCGGCTACACCAGCCGGTTATCAACTCACCCCAAGCACCCTAGAAAGCCAATTGGTTGCAACTCGGGCCGCAGCCGTCCGATATAGGTTGGAGCTGAAAGAACAGTCGCATCGCGTACGCCGGATCGTCACCACTCGTAAATCCGCCGCTACTCCGCGCTGATGCATCCTCTCGCACACACCACCGACAATCCCACTCCTACAGCCAGCGTAACGTAAACCTTGAATATTTTGAGCGTATGTACGAATCTTCCTTCCGCCGGAAATCCATTGCTAGGATTGTTTGTGCAGCGGCGTTTGGAAAAGATGGCAGAATTGGCCTCAGTGCGTGCCTTGCAGCCACAACCTTGGTTTCCATGCGTTCGGCCGCGACGCCACGATGCCGAGCTACCTGGAGCGAAGTTCCCTATCGATAGATCTGGCATGTTCTATTTTCCGGGGGTAG
Coding sequences within it:
- a CDS encoding glycosyltransferase, with translation MSEISHSIVPVNSNSHLAMIVAFNFPPCASAGVHRTLRFTRLLREREWNSVILTATPNADSQIDSKLLQLVPTGIDVQQVDLIRIEEVVKNRLRKAYRRPMTQAKSQTTRPCDASSKAPSRRIVSSTISRLRKQITELCFAIPDNRIGWRKNAVARGLAIVEQQQPAVIYATAPPFSTLMVGHDIARRANLPLVLDFRDPWTRVPWGPRNKSWLANRWVARLESRCVHAAAAVILNTEELRLDFVHSYPSIPSEKFVAIPNGFDPELRSRVDSHLQTFETLPPPQHAFRLLHPGSLYRNRDPRPIVDAIALLKKQGITIILEQVGYCDPTFELEKYAADRNVAEQIEIKPPIPHDAMLRRMAEVDGFLLLQPETALQVPGKLYEMLLYQKPILALCVPGAVSRIIQTFSLGTIAEADDVQGISTALSSLDRSTTNGGKWGEAQDQFDGRKLTHQLADLFDRVSRR
- a CDS encoding glycosyltransferase produces the protein MNHPTEVSMPTPPPIKRPVRFLHIFPEYGRGGAELRVTRTINSMGPGAGHMVMSISGRMEAATTLDRACQVEVVSGPPKRGPIRFPIDLWKAVRKINPKVVLTYNWGATDAVLAAKIARFRPVLHNECGLSADVDGKGWRRRWIRRLLLPGCHRVIVTSHTIRDLALQYYGVSEKQLTFIKTGVDVHRFSPGRSPLVRQKITQGDESLVVFGYIGTLRPSKNLPMLLRAFAAANQPNTRLAIFGDGPERENLKALAQDLGISSAVYFHGYVDEPEHAFRAIDVNVTTSRSEAASNSLLEAMATGLPVITTDIADNQRMLGIDNRAFVYAHEDLAGYTTGLQRMATEFELRIALGKKNRAHVCTEYPIERMYREYAELWNSAAELARH
- a CDS encoding carbamoyltransferase N-terminal domain-containing protein, which produces MFLLKQATHRMLLQHDAAIGHRFVPNQNARLTNEAGGFFVKTNSSGFRSDFEFTPKRGKRPRFLMFGDSYTAGDNVSNRDRFSDQLAKLHNCEVYNFGISGSGTDQHLLAFRKYAQQIEADAIVLCVQIDSFHRIQTPFRPSIDRVTGAQVRVPKPYFELVDGELQLRQVPVPIEREVHDDASDTTSSKRNDNLLDKVHDLYSLIPGLKELRNSSLLSDAGSRLITEFKRVRGHHPYPDILSDQTPGWQLMEAILKQFISEAQPLPVIIFPIPTRDFYLVGMEPVYQSLFQQLDDPQNNVHVGDVSTLLAKLPYQERLKLSFEQGGHFTEYANRLVAEQMDRFLTERDIAVSPSIPIEESASRSLADSGGHRESSEDQYVLGISCFYHNSAAALIRNGEIVAAAEEERFSRVKNDRRFPHQAVNFCLEQGGINQEQLAAVTFYDDSALTFERILHSLAAIDESSSRKMWKTIVPDWARSKLHFPQRVRQAMNFQGPVLQGDHHRSHAASCFYPSPFESAAIITIDGVGEWATASIGHGQANEIRMLREMTFPNSLGLLYSAFTHFTGFKVNSGEYKMMGLAPYGEPIYTQKILDNIVDLKEDGSVELNMEYFAFLRDVSTTSEKFDELFGGPRRDPESRITRREMDIARSIQDVTEMALIRMARHARELTGEKNLCLAGGVALNCVANGKLLREGVFDQIWIQPAAGDSGCALGVALDTWHTYYGQKRGPRSPLSDQGGSYLGPEFSSDEIRGYLDTHGYPYRELGEPERAAYLSAALAEGKVVGHFSGRLEFGPRSLGARSILGDVRNTEMQTTLNLRIKYRESFRPFAPAVLQERIGDYFDLDRESPYMLLVAPVKKERRITKEVAAQGSGEDLLPIVRQLRSDIPAVTHVDYSARIQSVRREHHAQFYDLIKRFEQDTGFGILVNTSFNVRGEPIVCTPYDAYRCFMRTEMDILALGNCILVKSEQPQWPEGMGEGLENEDVYAVEQVEHADVYHQQIGKLFDTSFWPQVLKMRQQGLGLIRETQEYATSPTVWVDITSKEIERTQFEFASSLTDERGATQKMANAIAARWRDGDSSALLEPVLAKALQTAVKHPQIEEQADELSESVYVMF
- a CDS encoding MBOAT family O-acyltransferase, with protein sequence MLFNSYEFIFLLLPMAFVVGQLLAGNYRARVGWLLACSLFFYAWWNPIYLPLLLGTILFNFVVGARLRVRPSRWMLAAGVTANLSLIAYFKYAEFFSNTLVDLLDTPPLFGHVALPLAISFFTFQQIAYLADCYSGLAPEYRPSEYALFVSFFPQLIAGPIVHHSEVMPQLRSPERDWCRNLSVGGTIFALGLFKKTVLADGVAPYANALFDDPQAWASVSFLPAWIGVLAYALQIYFDFSGYSDMAIGAARMFGIKLPLNFFAPYRSETISEFWRRWHMTLSHFLRDYLYIPLGGNRFGTLGRYRNLMITMLLGGLWHGAGWTFVLWGALHGSYLIIQHGWSHATSWLEYPKKHCLYRLGACVLTFIAVDIAWAYFRASSLASANQIVLGMLGYNGVSYPSAIALRMGKGAEWLSQIGIGVDGSSGTQFVSSLLWLAGLSAIVWLMPTTQQFMRNFEPAWEYTDATRRSKLPDRGFGVTLPLVWTPSLFWSLAISFIAVAGILTLPELSEFLYFQF